One window of Hujiaoplasma nucleasis genomic DNA carries:
- the prmC gene encoding peptide chain release factor N(5)-glutamine methyltransferase, which produces MATYKQVLQDAKKQTRKVNKETSATELLMLHFSKLEPTDLYLKYDEPMPQESQDEFYKALSLYLDHNKPVQQIIGYVYFYGYKFKVTDQALIPRFETEELVANVLMLYDEYFSNRQVSLVDIGTGSGCLAISLAKEEAHFKVSATDISHEALALAKENADLLNADIDFYQGDMIDPVKNQKFDILVSNPPYIPTIEQVDPLILDNEPHLALFGGEDGLKFYKQIINDSKTILKDKAMMAFEHAYDKAEEINKLVKETYPQAEVFTLKDMQGLDRMTFVLINLKKKENQI; this is translated from the coding sequence ATGGCTACTTATAAACAAGTTTTACAAGATGCAAAAAAACAAACTAGAAAAGTCAATAAAGAAACCAGTGCAACTGAGTTACTCATGTTGCATTTTTCTAAGTTAGAACCCACGGATTTATATTTAAAATATGATGAACCTATGCCCCAAGAAAGCCAAGATGAATTTTATAAGGCTTTAAGTTTATATTTAGACCATAATAAACCTGTTCAACAAATTATTGGCTATGTCTATTTTTATGGTTATAAATTTAAAGTCACTGATCAGGCTTTAATACCTAGATTTGAAACAGAAGAATTGGTTGCGAATGTCTTAATGTTATACGATGAGTATTTCTCTAATAGACAAGTATCCTTGGTTGATATTGGGACTGGATCTGGGTGTTTAGCTATCTCTTTAGCAAAAGAAGAAGCTCATTTTAAAGTTTCCGCAACGGATATATCTCATGAAGCTCTAGCATTAGCTAAAGAAAATGCTGATTTATTAAATGCTGATATTGATTTTTATCAAGGAGATATGATTGATCCTGTAAAGAATCAAAAATTTGATATTTTAGTATCTAATCCGCCTTATATTCCTACCATTGAGCAAGTAGACCCTTTAATATTAGATAATGAACCCCATTTAGCTTTGTTTGGTGGGGAAGATGGTTTAAAATTCTATAAACAAATCATCAATGACTCAAAAACGATATTAAAAGATAAAGCCATGATGGCTTTTGAACATGCTTATGATAAGGCTGAAGAGATTAATAAACTGGTAAAAGAAACTTATCCACAAGCTGAAGTTTTTACTCTAAAAGATATGCAAGGACTGGATAGGATGACCTTTGTTTTAATTAATTTAAAAAAGAAAGAAAATCAAATTTAA
- the ylxM gene encoding YlxM family DNA-binding protein: MSYLIEDYVRLNSLFDLYQPLLTHKQQDYFKYYFREDYSLSEIAEIMHVSRNAVHLQIKKISSYLEDYENKLKLLKKQEKRETLLDELLNDSSLSDGLKEKISKLEKV; encoded by the coding sequence ATGAGTTATTTAATAGAAGATTATGTAAGGCTTAATAGTTTATTTGATCTATATCAACCCTTATTAACCCATAAGCAACAAGATTATTTTAAATACTATTTTAGAGAAGATTATTCTTTGTCTGAAATTGCTGAAATTATGCATGTAAGTCGTAATGCAGTTCATTTACAAATTAAGAAAATTTCTTCATATTTAGAAGATTATGAAAATAAACTTAAACTCTTAAAGAAACAAGAGAAAAGAGAGACATTATTGGATGAATTATTGAATGATTCGTCTTTGAGTGATGGTCTTAAAGAAAAAATATCAAAATTAGAGAAGGTGTAA
- the topA gene encoding type I DNA topoisomerase: MSKKLVIVESPTKSKTISQYLGKDYEVKSSVGHIRDLATKGKGGLGVDVDKDFQPTYEIISGKNKTVSELNKALKDAEELYLATDPDREGEAISWHLKETLKIKNQKVYRVEFNEITKEAILNAFQHTRDIDEHLVSSQETRRILDRIIGFKLSKLLQSKIKSKSAGRVQSAALKLIVDREKEILAFVPEEYYEIYAKFKDIEAGLHQIDGEKPKISSAKESKDLLDRLDELFTVSELSKRQIKNNPNKALTTSLLQQQASSRYGYSSSKTMSLASNLYEGIDIGNETVGLITYTRTDSTRLSESFVSKTRQYIQENYGKEYLGYYRTDHKKQNVQDAHEAIRPTDIYRTPESIKSALSKQKNGSQLYKLYSLIYYKTLASLMKASKNEVTTLLLENNGLVFKTTSSKQLFDGYLKALEHIDQRQNQPALDLSQFKEGDQLKADEVYDKQLFTSPPARYSESRLIKEMEELGIGRPSTYAQTISTIIKRRYVEFKEKKFFPTEQGTLTIEKLEKFFKEFISADYSKNMEEILDDIAEGDEKQLKVLREFYDYFMPLVDHARQHMEKVEAEETGEMCPKCGSPMVYRMGRYGKFEACSNFPTCKYIKPNEKTKEKAFDTGVECPECKEGTLVLRTAKSGKNKGNQFLGCSRFPKCKYISPYEVVKENCDQCDNVVVKDKEGNVFCVDGKNCQ; this comes from the coding sequence ATGTCAAAAAAATTAGTCATTGTTGAATCACCTACAAAATCAAAGACAATTTCACAATATTTAGGTAAAGACTATGAAGTGAAATCATCTGTAGGACATATACGTGATTTAGCCACAAAAGGTAAGGGAGGATTAGGTGTTGATGTTGATAAGGATTTTCAACCAACCTATGAAATTATCTCTGGAAAGAATAAAACAGTATCTGAATTAAATAAGGCTTTAAAAGACGCTGAAGAACTTTACTTAGCAACTGACCCTGATAGAGAAGGGGAAGCTATTTCTTGGCATCTTAAAGAAACTTTAAAAATAAAAAATCAAAAAGTATACCGTGTTGAATTTAATGAAATTACTAAAGAAGCCATTTTAAATGCTTTTCAGCATACAAGAGATATTGATGAGCATTTAGTATCTTCTCAAGAAACAAGAAGAATTTTAGACCGAATTATTGGTTTTAAATTATCAAAATTATTACAAAGTAAGATTAAATCTAAATCAGCAGGACGTGTACAATCGGCAGCTTTAAAACTGATTGTTGATAGAGAAAAAGAAATATTGGCTTTTGTTCCTGAAGAATATTATGAAATTTATGCAAAATTTAAAGATATTGAAGCTGGACTTCATCAAATAGATGGTGAAAAACCTAAAATTTCATCTGCTAAGGAATCCAAGGACTTGTTGGATCGTTTAGATGAATTGTTTACAGTAAGTGAACTTTCAAAAAGACAAATCAAAAATAATCCAAACAAAGCTTTAACCACATCTTTATTGCAGCAACAAGCCTCTAGTCGTTATGGGTATTCTTCATCAAAAACTATGTCTTTAGCATCTAATTTATATGAAGGTATTGATATCGGTAATGAAACTGTTGGTTTAATTACTTATACGAGAACTGACTCAACCAGATTGTCAGAAAGTTTCGTTAGTAAAACTCGGCAATATATTCAAGAAAACTATGGTAAAGAATATTTGGGATACTACCGAACTGATCATAAAAAACAAAATGTTCAAGATGCCCATGAAGCGATTAGACCTACAGATATCTATCGAACACCTGAGTCTATTAAATCAGCCTTAAGTAAACAAAAGAACGGGTCTCAATTATATAAACTATATAGCTTAATTTATTATAAAACCTTAGCTTCATTAATGAAGGCTTCAAAAAATGAAGTCACAACCTTATTATTAGAAAATAATGGCTTAGTTTTTAAAACAACAAGTTCAAAACAATTGTTTGATGGATATTTAAAGGCCTTAGAACATATTGATCAAAGACAAAATCAACCTGCTTTAGATTTATCTCAGTTTAAAGAAGGCGATCAATTAAAAGCTGATGAAGTTTATGATAAACAATTATTCACTAGCCCTCCAGCTAGATATTCTGAATCTAGATTGATTAAAGAAATGGAAGAATTAGGAATTGGTAGACCTTCAACTTATGCACAAACCATTTCTACGATTATAAAAAGAAGATATGTTGAGTTCAAAGAAAAGAAATTTTTCCCAACTGAACAAGGGACTCTGACTATTGAAAAATTAGAGAAATTCTTTAAAGAGTTTATTTCAGCGGATTATTCTAAAAATATGGAAGAAATATTAGATGATATTGCTGAAGGTGATGAGAAACAATTAAAAGTATTAAGAGAATTTTATGACTATTTTATGCCTTTGGTCGATCACGCTAGACAACATATGGAAAAAGTAGAAGCTGAAGAAACAGGAGAAATGTGTCCGAAATGCGGCTCTCCTATGGTTTATAGGATGGGTAGATATGGAAAATTTGAAGCTTGTTCAAATTTTCCTACATGTAAATATATAAAACCCAATGAAAAAACTAAAGAAAAAGCTTTTGATACTGGGGTTGAATGTCCTGAATGTAAAGAAGGAACCCTTGTTTTAAGAACTGCTAAATCAGGAAAAAACAAGGGCAATCAATTTTTAGGTTGTTCAAGATTCCCTAAATGTAAATATATTAGCCCTTATGAAGTGGTTAAAGAAAACTGTGACCAATGTGATAATGTTGTTGTAAAAGATAAAGAAGGTAATGTTTTTTGTGTTGATGGAAAAAATTGCCAATAA
- a CDS encoding DNA translocase FtsK produces MFFKKKFNNERIVPKTTRSKDNRPFYIPQITSVEDKKRLRQDFITPAGTSGKNVISVSSDRKGTGDIDKKYDAFRTNKRLTKEEAKKRFGHSYYEFISVNKKTLPKVYTEEGLSYDDVTLNKKVQEEDMINTEEIINDHKNIHSVPVDEFFESEKKHQEDLSANEVEEDDVLKDLMMNQEEKKDPMPLQFEEDEEESLDDILFEKAENKTMDVEDIQFDEDIDYEEYQPEQVPDLPKNDMADYQLPPLTLFKKTKETEKEEPAWVKENTEVINETMFAFGVDGKVTNHTMGPTVTRYEVSLGSGVPTKKITGISDNLQMNLSAVSLRIEAPIPGKNTIGIEVPNKTRKPVFFGDVIDHPKFTQSKDPLLLAVGLDIDALPVYTSIESMPHGLVAGSTQSGKSVSIAATIVSLIARNKPDELKLLLIDPKKVDLQQFSDLPHLITPIIDDTKIAIESLKWMVGEMERRYDVLKKFKAINVSDYYQRRFNDPNFEKMPRIVVIVEEASDLLLSGGNEIEESILKLTQKSRAVGIHIILATQRPSADILKGTIKANISTRFAFRVPSSTDSSVVLDKTGAEKLLGKGDMLLSENGLVRRIQGAYLSPEEIEKITDFIKQQMEPDYIFTHQKLSMEMKTQTDIEEIDELFKDVANYVVDEGKCSLNKITQEFGIGFNRANNIVNTLEKFGIVSANAGTKPREVLVDYDQLSQIFEGMN; encoded by the coding sequence ATGTTTTTTAAAAAGAAATTCAACAATGAAAGAATTGTTCCAAAAACAACGAGATCTAAAGATAATAGACCTTTTTATATACCACAAATAACTTCTGTAGAAGATAAAAAAAGATTAAGACAAGATTTTATAACCCCTGCAGGAACAAGTGGTAAGAACGTGATTTCTGTTTCAAGTGACCGAAAAGGTACTGGAGATATAGATAAGAAATATGATGCTTTCAGAACCAATAAACGCTTAACAAAAGAAGAGGCCAAAAAAAGATTTGGACATTCTTATTATGAGTTTATTTCTGTTAATAAAAAAACCTTACCTAAAGTTTATACTGAAGAAGGTTTATCTTATGATGATGTAACTTTAAACAAGAAAGTTCAAGAAGAAGATATGATCAATACTGAAGAAATTATTAATGATCATAAAAACATTCATTCAGTACCTGTGGATGAGTTTTTTGAATCAGAGAAAAAACATCAAGAAGATTTAAGTGCTAATGAAGTTGAAGAAGATGATGTTTTAAAAGATCTAATGATGAATCAAGAAGAAAAGAAAGATCCAATGCCTTTGCAATTTGAAGAAGATGAAGAAGAATCTTTAGATGATATCTTGTTTGAAAAAGCTGAAAATAAGACCATGGATGTTGAAGATATTCAATTTGATGAAGATATTGATTATGAAGAATATCAACCCGAACAAGTTCCTGATCTACCTAAGAATGATATGGCTGATTATCAATTACCACCATTAACATTATTTAAAAAGACCAAAGAAACTGAAAAAGAAGAACCTGCATGGGTCAAAGAAAACACTGAAGTGATTAACGAAACCATGTTTGCTTTTGGCGTGGATGGGAAAGTAACCAATCACACCATGGGACCAACAGTTACTCGCTATGAAGTGTCCTTAGGTTCTGGTGTTCCAACGAAAAAGATTACAGGCATTTCTGATAATTTACAAATGAATTTATCAGCTGTTTCTTTAAGAATTGAAGCGCCTATCCCTGGTAAAAACACCATTGGTATAGAAGTTCCAAACAAAACAAGAAAACCTGTTTTCTTTGGCGATGTTATTGATCATCCTAAATTTACCCAATCTAAAGATCCTTTATTGTTGGCAGTAGGTTTGGATATTGATGCATTACCGGTTTATACCTCAATAGAATCTATGCCACATGGTTTGGTTGCTGGTTCAACTCAATCTGGTAAATCAGTTTCAATTGCTGCGACAATTGTTTCACTCATTGCTAGGAATAAACCAGATGAATTAAAATTATTATTGATTGACCCTAAAAAGGTTGATTTACAACAATTTTCAGATTTACCTCATTTAATCACCCCAATCATTGATGATACAAAAATCGCTATTGAATCATTAAAATGGATGGTTGGTGAAATGGAGAGACGTTATGATGTTTTAAAGAAATTTAAGGCTATTAATGTTTCTGATTATTATCAAAGAAGATTTAATGATCCGAATTTTGAAAAAATGCCAAGGATTGTTGTGATTGTTGAAGAAGCTTCAGATCTGCTTTTAAGTGGGGGCAACGAAATTGAAGAAAGCATTTTAAAATTAACCCAAAAATCAAGGGCCGTGGGTATTCATATCATATTAGCGACTCAAAGACCTTCAGCTGATATATTAAAGGGTACGATTAAAGCTAATATCTCAACAAGATTTGCTTTTAGGGTGCCTTCATCGACGGATTCATCAGTCGTTTTAGATAAAACAGGTGCTGAAAAGTTATTGGGTAAAGGTGATATGCTTTTATCTGAAAATGGTTTGGTAAGACGTATACAAGGTGCTTATTTATCGCCTGAAGAAATAGAGAAAATCACAGATTTTATTAAACAACAAATGGAACCGGATTATATTTTTACTCATCAAAAATTATCTATGGAAATGAAGACTCAAACAGATATAGAAGAAATAGATGAATTGTTTAAAGATGTGGCTAATTATGTTGTAGATGAAGGAAAATGTTCTTTAAATAAAATCACACAAGAATTTGGTATTGGCTTTAATAGGGCTAATAATATTGTAAATACTTTAGAAAAGTTTGGGATTGTTTCAGCCAATGCTGGTACAAAACCAAGAGAAGTCTTGGTTGATTATGACCAATTGAGTCAAATTTTCGAAGGAATGAATTAG
- the prfA gene encoding peptide chain release factor 1 gives MLADRLEQIEERYTEIGKQMSNPEVATDIKKVTELAKEYSKLEKTVVKYREYKQLLSQLDGLKEMSKETDPEIKEMAEMELEEINNRIPILEEELELLLIPKDPNDEKNVIVEIRGAAGGDEANIFAGDLFRMYSKYAEHMEWKIEVLSAEPKEAGGYSQIEFMVSGDSVYSHMKYESGVHRVQRVPQTESSGRVHTSTATVVVLPEAEEIDFEIDMQDIRVDTYCSSGPGGQSVNTTKSAVRVTHIPTDTVAQCQDGKSQHENKASALKILRSRLYDKMLQEAQEKEAGERKSKIGTGDRSEKIRTYNYPQNRVTDHRINLTIQQLDRIIDGRLEAVIEALISEEQKRKLEKQ, from the coding sequence ATGTTAGCAGATAGATTAGAACAAATAGAAGAAAGATATACAGAGATTGGCAAGCAGATGTCAAATCCTGAAGTAGCCACGGATATTAAAAAAGTTACAGAATTAGCCAAAGAATATTCTAAATTAGAAAAAACAGTGGTTAAATACCGTGAATATAAACAATTATTAAGCCAATTGGATGGATTAAAGGAAATGTCTAAAGAGACTGATCCTGAAATTAAAGAAATGGCTGAGATGGAATTGGAAGAAATTAACAATAGAATTCCAATACTTGAAGAAGAGTTAGAATTATTATTAATTCCTAAAGATCCTAATGATGAAAAAAATGTTATCGTTGAGATTAGAGGGGCAGCTGGTGGAGATGAAGCTAATATTTTCGCTGGAGACCTATTCAGAATGTATAGTAAATACGCTGAACACATGGAATGGAAGATAGAAGTTTTATCAGCTGAACCTAAAGAAGCTGGTGGATATTCACAAATTGAATTTATGGTTTCAGGAGATAGTGTATATTCTCATATGAAATATGAATCAGGGGTTCATAGGGTGCAAAGAGTACCTCAAACTGAATCCTCTGGAAGAGTTCATACATCAACAGCGACTGTTGTTGTCTTACCAGAAGCTGAAGAAATTGATTTTGAAATAGATATGCAAGACATTAGGGTTGATACTTATTGTTCTTCTGGACCAGGGGGTCAATCAGTCAACACCACCAAGTCAGCGGTTAGGGTTACCCATATACCAACAGATACAGTAGCTCAATGTCAAGATGGGAAGTCTCAACATGAAAATAAGGCTTCTGCCTTAAAAATCTTAAGATCAAGACTTTATGATAAAATGCTTCAAGAAGCTCAAGAAAAAGAAGCTGGAGAAAGAAAGTCTAAGATTGGTACTGGAGATCGTTCAGAGAAAATTAGAACTTATAACTATCCACAAAACAGGGTGACTGATCACCGCATTAACCTAACCATCCAACAATTAGACCGTATTATTGATGGAAGATTAGAAGCAGTGATTGAAGCTTTAATTTCTGAAGAACAAAAAAGAAAGTTAGAAAAACAATAA
- the ftsY gene encoding signal recognition particle-docking protein FtsY, whose product MGLFKKLFSSKEKRQKAEKYKIGMMKTRNNSLSSLKDLLKNSKTIDDDLYGRLEEIFIMADVGVDTVVEFIEELREEAKKQEITQPIDLENLIVDKMFELYLKGQVINTNIRYNKDDLTVILFVGVNGTGKTTTIGKLAHKIKSEGKSVMLAAGDTFRAGAINQLKVFGERVGCPVIAKEAGSDPASVIFDAIKEAKESKVDVLLIDTAGRLQNKKNLMNELGKINRIIERETGNNVYETYLVIDATTGQNGLSQAKIFSEVTNISGVVLTKLDGTAKGGIVLAIRNKLNIPISFVGMGEKITDLEYFDIEDYIYGLFSDFFE is encoded by the coding sequence ATGGGCCTTTTTAAGAAACTTTTTTCTTCTAAAGAGAAAAGACAAAAAGCTGAAAAATATAAAATCGGGATGATGAAAACTAGGAATAATTCCTTATCATCTTTAAAAGATTTACTTAAGAATTCAAAAACCATTGATGATGACCTATATGGTCGTTTAGAAGAGATTTTTATTATGGCTGATGTTGGCGTTGATACGGTCGTTGAATTCATTGAAGAATTAAGAGAAGAAGCAAAAAAACAAGAAATTACTCAACCGATCGACTTAGAGAATTTAATTGTTGATAAGATGTTTGAATTATATTTAAAGGGTCAGGTTATTAATACCAACATCCGATATAATAAAGATGATTTAACAGTGATTTTATTTGTGGGAGTTAATGGTACAGGGAAAACCACAACCATTGGAAAACTTGCTCATAAAATTAAGTCAGAAGGAAAATCTGTGATGTTGGCTGCAGGCGATACCTTTAGAGCTGGAGCCATTAATCAATTAAAGGTTTTTGGTGAAAGAGTGGGTTGTCCTGTGATCGCTAAAGAAGCTGGATCAGATCCTGCTTCAGTGATTTTTGATGCGATTAAAGAAGCTAAAGAATCTAAAGTGGATGTTTTATTAATAGACACTGCTGGTCGTTTACAAAATAAAAAGAATTTAATGAATGAACTTGGTAAAATCAATCGTATTATTGAAAGAGAAACTGGTAATAATGTTTACGAAACTTATTTAGTGATTGATGCAACTACAGGTCAAAATGGTTTATCACAAGCAAAAATTTTCTCAGAAGTTACTAATATCAGTGGCGTTGTTTTAACTAAATTAGATGGAACAGCTAAAGGTGGTATTGTATTAGCCATTCGTAATAAATTAAACATCCCTATTTCTTTTGTAGGTATGGGAGAAAAAATTACAGATTTAGAATACTTCGATATTGAAGATTATATCTATGGTTTATTCTCAGATTTTTTTGAATAG
- the ffh gene encoding signal recognition particle protein — translation MAFEDLTGRFQMALRRLTGKAKLTENDIDEMMREVRLSLLEADVNYKVVKEFTEDVKVLAYGEKILKGLKPGEQVVKIVNDELTKLMGEETSEINLKTNDMTVMLMVGLQGAGKTTTAGKLANFIKNKHNKKPMLIAADVYRPAAIEQLQTVGQQLGIEVYQEGLIDPETIVKNGLKYAKEQAYDLVIIDTAGRLHIDDSMMDEIQKIEKLSKPDEVLLTVDAMTGQDAVNVAETFNKALNLTGCILTKLDGDTRGGAALSIRKMTGVPIKFSGTGEKLEDIEVFHPERMASRILGMGDILSLVEKATQEIDEEEALSMMEKMMTGKFNYNDLLKQMKMIKRMGKFSGILKMMPGMKSLGNMDKVDDKQLEYIEAIVGSMTEEERKKPELINRSSSRRNRIARGSGRSYSEINKLVDMLEKQQTLMRRMQGMNPDSLQNMAQGNFQPKESRSERRDKMKRKGGFRF, via the coding sequence ATGGCATTTGAAGATTTAACTGGCCGCTTTCAGATGGCGCTTAGAAGACTAACTGGAAAAGCAAAATTAACAGAAAATGATATTGATGAAATGATGAGAGAGGTTAGACTCTCTTTATTAGAAGCCGATGTCAACTATAAGGTTGTTAAAGAATTTACTGAAGATGTTAAAGTCTTAGCTTATGGTGAAAAAATCCTTAAAGGATTAAAACCTGGAGAGCAAGTCGTTAAAATTGTAAATGATGAATTAACAAAACTTATGGGTGAAGAAACCAGTGAAATTAACTTAAAAACCAATGATATGACGGTTATGTTAATGGTTGGTTTACAAGGTGCTGGTAAAACCACAACAGCTGGTAAATTAGCAAACTTTATAAAAAACAAACATAATAAAAAACCAATGTTGATTGCAGCCGATGTTTATCGTCCAGCTGCCATTGAACAGTTACAAACTGTGGGTCAACAATTAGGTATAGAAGTCTACCAAGAAGGATTGATTGATCCAGAAACTATTGTTAAAAATGGTTTAAAATATGCTAAAGAACAAGCCTATGATTTAGTGATTATTGATACTGCAGGGCGTTTACATATTGATGATTCAATGATGGACGAAATCCAAAAAATTGAAAAATTAAGTAAACCTGATGAAGTATTATTAACAGTAGATGCCATGACAGGGCAAGATGCAGTTAATGTTGCAGAAACCTTTAATAAAGCTTTAAATTTAACGGGGTGTATTTTAACTAAATTAGATGGAGATACACGTGGTGGTGCTGCTTTATCGATTAGAAAAATGACAGGTGTACCTATTAAGTTTTCTGGTACTGGAGAAAAGTTAGAAGATATCGAAGTCTTCCATCCAGAAAGAATGGCTTCTAGAATTTTAGGTATGGGAGATATTTTGTCTCTTGTAGAAAAAGCTACTCAAGAAATTGATGAAGAAGAAGCTTTATCAATGATGGAAAAAATGATGACAGGTAAATTTAACTATAATGATCTTTTAAAACAAATGAAAATGATCAAAAGAATGGGTAAATTTTCTGGAATTTTAAAAATGATGCCAGGTATGAAAAGTCTTGGCAATATGGATAAAGTTGATGATAAACAATTAGAATATATTGAAGCTATTGTTGGTTCAATGACTGAAGAGGAAAGAAAAAAACCAGAACTTATCAATCGTTCTTCTTCAAGAAGAAATCGTATTGCTAGAGGTTCTGGCCGTTCATATTCAGAAATAAATAAATTGGTTGATATGTTAGAAAAACAACAGACCTTGATGAGACGTATGCAAGGTATGAATCCTGATTCTTTACAAAATATGGCTCAAGGTAATTTCCAACCAAAAGAGTCTCGCAGTGAAAGACGAGATAAAATGAAGAGAAAAGGTGGATTTAGATTTTAA
- a CDS encoding HAD family hydrolase encodes MSEKKYLFVLDLDGTVLYDFDSISQTLCQYIREIQNQGHKVMIATGRPYRSSKFIYEAFALDTPIVNYNGSLIHHPLDPKFKPISLLIEKEIIFDIFDKNQSLIRNAFSELNDDIYLYKKEKAIEPLLHADHATKITIGPFQDTIKENINGMIIIGHQGTGQKIKDYIDLNYQGQVLSRIWNLSGEYDSILEVFTPEVNKGSAIKYVGEYLKIPRENIVAIGDGHNDIEMISYAGIGVAMKDSHPELLAVADIILDYNSREDGVFRFLNDFLESEKDS; translated from the coding sequence ATGTCAGAAAAAAAATATTTGTTTGTCCTAGATTTAGATGGAACAGTCTTGTATGATTTCGATTCTATTTCTCAAACTTTATGTCAATATATTCGCGAAATTCAAAACCAAGGACACAAAGTTATGATCGCAACAGGTAGACCCTATCGTTCTTCAAAATTTATCTATGAAGCTTTTGCCTTAGATACACCTATAGTCAACTACAATGGGTCTTTAATCCATCATCCTTTAGACCCTAAGTTTAAACCTATTTCTTTATTGATTGAGAAAGAAATCATCTTCGATATTTTTGATAAAAATCAGTCATTAATCAGAAATGCTTTTTCTGAACTTAACGATGATATCTATTTATATAAAAAAGAAAAAGCCATTGAACCCTTGTTGCATGCTGACCATGCAACCAAGATAACCATAGGTCCTTTCCAAGATACAATCAAGGAAAATATTAATGGTATGATTATCATCGGTCACCAAGGTACAGGTCAAAAAATCAAAGATTATATTGATTTAAACTACCAAGGTCAAGTCTTATCAAGGATATGGAATTTATCAGGTGAATATGATTCTATCTTAGAAGTCTTCACACCCGAAGTTAATAAGGGTTCTGCCATTAAATACGTGGGAGAATACCTTAAAATACCAAGAGAAAACATCGTGGCTATCGGCGATGGCCATAATGATATCGAAATGATTTCCTATGCTGGAATAGGCGTAGCTATGAAAGATTCTCATCCTGAATTATTAGCGGTAGCTGATATAATCCTTGATTATAACTCAAGAGAAGATGGGGTATTTAGATTTTTAAATGATTTTTTAGAAAGCGAAAAGGATAGCTGA